The following is a genomic window from Bosea sp. RAC05.
TTGCGCTCGACGATCTCGGCCTTGCGCTCGGCGCGCTGCAGCGGCTGCTCCTGCACCTTCTCGGCCTTGCGCTCGCCGCGGGTGACCTGGTTCAGCGCGCTCGCATCGACCATCTCGACGGCGATCGCCTCCACATTGTCCGGCAGCGGCGCAGCCGACGAGAACGCCAGCAGCCCCGCGACGAGAAACGTCGCGTGGCCGAGCGCCGACACCACCATGCCCGGTTCGGAGGAGAGCTTCACCGCGTCCGAATCCTCGATTCCATCCTGATCAGCGGGCCGGCTCGGTGACGAGCGCGACCCGCTTGAAGCCCGCCGAGGTGATCGTCGACATCACCGAGGCGACCCGGCCGTAATCCACCATCCGGTCGCCGCGAACATAGATGCGCTCGTCGAAGCCCTGCTTCGCCAGGCCCTGCAGCTTGGTGACGAGGTCGGGCTCCAGCGTCGGCTGGTCCTGCAGGAAGATCTGGCCCTTGCCGTCGATGGCGATGGTGATCGGCTTCTGGTCGACATTGATCGGCTTGGCGCCGGTCTGCGGCAGGTCGAGCGGAACGCCCGTCGCGATCAGTGGCGCCGCGACCATGAAGATGATCAGCAGCACGAGCATCACGTCGATGAACGGCGTCATGTTGATCTCGGCGATGGCGCCGTGCCTGCGGCTGCGACGGCCGCGCCGACCGCCGGACTTCGCCCCGGATGCTGCGGACATGCCCATGGTTTCAGCCCCTCACGCCGCCAGCCGCTCGTCGATCTGCCGCGACAGGATCGCGGAGAACTCGTCGGCGAAGGCTTCCAGCCGGCTCGAGGCCTTGGCCACCTCGGCCTGCAGCTTGTTGTAGGCCATCAGCGCGGGAATCGCGGCGAACAGGCCGATCGCGGTGGCAAACAGCGCCTCGGCGATGCCCGGCGCCACGACGGCGAGCGACGAGTTCTTGGAGACGGCGATGGCGGTGAAGGAGTGCATGATGCCCCAGACCGTGCCGAACAGGCCGATGAACGGCGCGGCCGACGCGATCGTCGACAGCACCAGAAGCTTCGATTCGAGCCGCTCGGTCTCGCGCTGGATGGTGACGTCGAGCACCTTGTCGATGCGCTGCGACAGGCTGGCGACGGAGCGCCCGCCATTCTCGAAGGAGCGCTTCCACTCCCGCATCGCCGCGACGAACACGGCCGACATGTCGGAGACCGGCTTGGCGGCGAGCTCGCGATAGAGCTCCTCCAGCGAGCGGCCGGACCAGAACACCTCCTCGAAGGCGTCCATCTCCTTGCGGGTGCGGCGGTAGAGCAGCGTCTTGTCGATGATGATCGACCAGCACCAGATCGACGCGCCGATCAGGCCCAGCATCACGAGCTTGACGACGATGTGGGCGTGCCAGAACAGGGTCCAGAACGACATGTCGATCTGCGGCGCGGCCTGCGCGACGTCGGCGGGGTTCATCCTGTCATCCTCTTGCACGGGCGGGTCCGGCCGGTCGCCCGGCCAACGCCCCGCCACACGCGCCGCGAGCCTCCCCGCGACGCCGCCCGATTTGCGATCCGGGGAAATGCCGTGGCCCCTCAATCGCCTTTGAATCCGGCGAAAGATGGGCGCAAAGGGGGTTTCATCCGAAACGCATGCGCGCGACCGAGTTAAGCCTCCAGCAAGGTTAATGCCGGGTATACGCGGGACCCGCGAGGCGCCGCCGAACGGTCTCCGGACACGAAAACGCCCGCCCCGGTCTCCCGGGACGGGCGCTTCGATTCGTAACGATGCGGAGGCGCGTCAGCCGGCGCTGGCCTGCGGCTCGGGGTTCTCGCCGCGACGGGCGGCCATGAACTGGTCGAACTCGGCCTTGTCGCGGGCCATGCGCAGCCGGCCCAGGAAATCCTGGAACTCCTTCTGCTCCTCCTCGAGACGGCGCAGCGTCTCGGCGCGGTATTCGTCGAAGGCGCGGTTGCCGCTGGACGGCCCGCCGCCCCAGCCGCCGCCGAAGCCGCCGTGACGGCCGCCCATGCGTTCCTTCAGGCGCTCCATCTTGCTCTGCAGACGGTTCATCCTGTGTTCGTAGCGGTCGGCACCGCTCATTCCGCAACCCATGCGTCCACTCCAGAACAGAAAGGCCAGGGTCGCCAGACCCAGAGGCCAGAACACGACGAAGCCGAGAACCGCGAAGGCGATCCAGGCTCCCTTCCCATATTCATCGAGCTTCTCGACGATCGGCATTGGTCCCTCACCCTGACAAAGCGTGAATGTAAATCACATTTACATAAATGGGGGACGGCGCTCCGCTTGTCAAGATCGAGCATTCGGAGGGCTGGACAATCATAAGCGCTTCGACGAGCGCCACGCGCGAAGGGCAATCACGCGTCGGGCGGCATCAAGGCGAGCTCGCTAAAGCGCCAATCCGCCAGACGCCCCAACAAGCGCACTCGCCCTGCTTCGATCAACACGCCGATGCGCGCCTCGACCCTGTCGAAAAAGGCCCGATCCGCTTCGTCAAATCGCTCACCGACCCTAACGACAATCCGGGCAGTTTTAAGTGAACGCGGCCCGAGCTCCGAGAGAATCGCTTCGTCGATCTGAGAATCCGTGACTTCAGTCATGGCCTCGGATCCTTGTCGGAATTGATCCCCAGCCCCTGCAGATAGATCAGCATGCCGGCTTCCAGCAGCTCGGCCGCCGACATCGGCAGTGGCCGCCGCCCGCCATCGGCCCGGCCGAACAGGGCGGCGACGCCATGCGACATCGACCAGACATGCAGCGCCATCATCAGCGCCGGCGGTCGCTTGCCGGCGGGCAGCAGCGCGATCAGTGCCTCCGAGGCCGCGCGCAGCCCCTGGAAGGCCCGGTCGGCCGCCGCGCGCAGCTCCGGGCTGGCATCGAGCGGCACGCCGGCCTCGAACATCGCCGCGTAATAGGCCGGCTCGTCATGGGCGAAGGCGAGATAGGCCAGCCCCAGCCGGTGAAAGGCGGCCTGCGGATCGGGCCGGCCCTGGTCCCAGGCCCGCGTCAGCGCGGCCTCGAACAGAACGAAGCCGCGCGTCGCGACATCCGCCAGAAGCTCGTCGCGATCGCGGAAATGCCGGTAGGGCGCGGCCGGGCTGACGCCGGCGAGGCGGGCTGCTTCCGCGAAGGTGAAGCCGTTGGCCCCCTTCTCGCGGATCAGGCCCAGCGCGGCGCGCACCAGCTCCTCCTTGAGATTGCCGTGATGGTAGCCGCGCGGCGGCGCCTCCGGCTTGTCGCGTTTCCAGCTCATGTGACGAGCGCTAACATGGCGCGGCGGGCGCGTCGATCAGCCCTCAATCCTCGATCCCCAGGCGCCGCCGCAGGCCATCGGGAATGCGCCGCGCCCGGCCGCCGCCGACGCAGGCGACCTTGACCTGAGCCGTGACGAGAACCTCCTCGCCGCGCAGCACGCGCTGCTCGACATCCATCGTCGCGCCCCGCGCCGCGACCGAAACGGTCTCGACCGTCAGCAGATCGTCCATCACAGCGGGCTTGAGGAAATCGATCGTCATGCGGCGAACCGCGAAGCCCAGCGCCGTTTCGCCGTCGAACAGCTCCCGCTGCCCGACCCCGAGGGACCGGATCAGCTCGGTGCGGCCGCGCTCCATGAAGCGCAGATAGGAGGCGTGGTAGACGACGCCGGAGAAATCCGTGTCCTCGTAATAGACGCGGACGGAAAGGCTGTGGGAGGCGGTCATGGCTTCGAACGGGAAACAGCGACGGGAGGCGGAGCTTTAAAGCGCAGGCGGGCGGCAGCATAGTGGTCTGGGGCAGACCGCCGCGCCGGGGAACTCGCAGGCCCGGAGGATGTTGACCCAGGGAGACCGCAACCACAAGAAAAGGACAGTCCGCATGTCGCTCTCGACCAAGCAACTCGAACGCGTTCTCGACAAGGACGAATGGGACCTCGTCGCCCGCACCCGCAGCCATGCGATCGGCACCGTGCCGGACGACGACCTCCGCGATCTCGCCAAGAACCTGCGCGACCGCCGCGACAAAGCCCGCGATGTCGCCCGCCGGCAGCGCCGCGAGTTTCGCGGCAAGGCCGCGCCACAGGGCGCCGCCGCCGCTTCGGACAACACCGGCACCAAGACCAAGGCCGATGCGCTCACCGTCGCCCTCAAGCGCGTCGGCGCCGAGCAGACCCGCCGCACCGAAAAGCAGCGTCAGCCGAGCCAGCGTTCCCTCGCCCGCAAGGCGCTGGCGATGAAGATGCGCAAGCAGGCGCTGGCGCGCCCGCTCAGCCGCACGGGCGACGAGGGCATGAAGCCGATCGTCAACCGCAAAACGGCCAAGTCCGGAGCCCTCGACCACGCCGGCCAGCGCTCGGCCATGCACCGGTCCAAGTTCGCGCGCTGATCGCGCGAAGGCCGAACCAGAAGCCCTGCAGGTGCTAACGCTTGCAGGGCTTCTTCATGAAGGAGCCGCACTCATAGGGCTGCGACAGCAGATCGCGCACGGCGTAATCCTGCCCCTCGACGCGGTTGACGATGTCGTCGATCTTCCAGGCCCCGCCCTCCTCCACCATGCGGAAGCGCACGCTGACCGGCTGCTTGAAGCTGCGGAAGGAGGCCGTGACCTGCGCCTTTCCCCCGGCGGGAGGCGAAGTGACGCTGACCTTCAGATTCTTGATCTCGCCATCCTGACCGCTGAGGAAGGGGTCGGCGCCGAGATGGCCCATCTCGCCGGCCTCATCCTGGTAGAGCTCGTCGCGCGCGAACATACCGGCGAGCGCGCGGCTCATCAGCCGGTCGCGATGCGGCTTCTGCCAAGGCGCCGCGACGGGCTTGCCGCCGGAGCCGGCGAGCTGCCGGCTGGTGATGGCATAGGCTTCGCGCACCGGCGTTTCGGGACCGGCGGGGGCGGCAAGGGCCGCGCCGCAGGCGGCGATCGCGAGCGCTGGCACCAACGCCGCCAGACCACGTCTCGTCAGCGGAGTCACTCGGCGGCCGTCAGGGTGCGGGTCGGTTGTGGAACGGTGCGCCCCATCTCGTTGGCGGCCTCGATCCAGCACACGATTGCGTCCTGCACGTTGAGAAGCGCCTCCTCCGCCGTCTCGCCATCCGACATGCAACCCGGCAGATCAGGCACCGTCGCGAAATATCCGCCGCCATCGGCGAGAGAGAGCGGCTCGATGACGACACGATAGGCGAGTGGGCTCATGTCTGCCTCCTGACGCCCGACGTTATCACGAGCCTCGCGAAGCTGACGAGAAGGCGGATGTATTTCGGTTTGATCGGCCGACGAGCCGGGATCGTCAGGATGTCGGCAACCGCGTCATGGGCAACCTTGTCATGCGACCCGCCACCGGGAGGTGGTTTGCAATCGATCCCATATGACCGGCACAGCCGCTCGATGTCGCCGATCGTCCAGTCGCCGGCCGGGTTGCTCCGCATCCGATCGAGGAGATCGTCCGCCAACTCACGCCTCCCCGTCCCCGAACAGCCCGAACTGCGCCGCCTCGCGGCTGGGCTCGGGCATTCCGAGATGCCGGAAGGCGTGCGGCGTCAGGATGCGGCCACGGGGCGTGCGCTGGATGAAGCCCTGCTGGAGGAGGAAGGGCTCGATGATCTCCTCGATCGCATCGCGCGGTTCCGAGAGCGAGGCCGCGATCGTCTCGATCCCGACCGGCCCGCCGCTGAAATTGATCGCGACCGTCGTCAGGTAGCGCCGGTCCATCTGGTCGAGGCCGATGGCGTCGACATCGAGCAGCTGCAGCGCCTTGTCGGCGACCTTGCGCGTCACGATCGCGTCGCCGTCGACGATGGCGAAATCGCGCACCCGTCGCAGCAGCCGCCCGGCAATGCGCGGCGTCCCGCGCGAGCGCTTGGCGATCTCGTTGGCGCCATCGTCCGACATCGGCACCCCGAGCACGCGGGCCCCGCGCGCCACGATGCCCTGCAGCTCCTCGACGGTGTAGAACTGCAGCCGGATCGGGATGCCGAAACGGTCGCGCAGCGGCGTCGTCAGCAGGCCGGCGCGGGTCGTGGCGCCCACCAGGGTGAACTTCGGCAGGTCGATCTTGACCGAGCGGGCGGCCGGCCCCTCGCCGATGATCAGGTCGAGCTGGTAGTCCTCCATCGCCGGATAGAGGATTTCCTCCACCGCCGGGTTGAGCCGGTGGATCTCGTCGATGAAGAGCACGTCGCGCTCTTCGAGATTGGTCAGCTGCGCCGCGAGGTCGCCGGCCTTGGCGATGACCGGCCCCGAGGTCGAGCGGAAATTGACGCCGAGTTCCCGCGCCACGATCTGCGCCAGTGTCGTTTTGCCGAGCCCGGGCGGGCCGACGAAGAGCACATGGTCGAGCGCATCGCCGCGGCTCTTGGCAGCCTCGATGAAGACCTGGAGGTTCGCCCGCGCCGCCGCCTGGCCGGTGAAATCCGACAGCGACAGCGGCCGCAACGAGGATTCGGCGTCGTCGTCGCGCTTCTCGGCGGAGAGCAGGCCGGGGCGTTTGGTGTCGCTCACTTCGCCAGCTCCCGCAGGCCGAGCTTGATCAGCTGCGCCGTCCCCGCCCCTTCGCCCGCCTCACGCGCGGCGGCCGCGACAGCCGCCACGGCCTGCGCCTGCGGATAGCCGAGATTGCTCAGCGCCGAGACGGCGTCCGCCACCGGCTGCGGCAGTTTCCTATCGGCGAGCGCGCCGGCGAGTTGCGCGACGCCCGGGTCGACATGGCCGAAGGCCGGCGCCTTGTCCTTCAGCTCGGCGCAGAGGCGCTGCGCCAGCTTGGGCCCGACGCCCGGCGCGCGCGCCACCGCGGCCTTGTCGCCGGTCGCGATCGCAGTCGCCAGCGCACCGGGCTCGAAGGTCGAGAGGATGGCGAGCGCGACCTTGGCGCCGACGCCCTGGACCACCTGCATCAGCCGGAACCAGTCCCGCTCATTGTCGGAGAGGAAGCCGTAGAGCCGGATCGCATCCTCGCGCACATGCGTCTCGATCGAGAGCACCGCCGCCTCGCCAGGCTTCGCCAGCCGCTGCAGCGTCCGCGACGAGCACTGCACGACATAGCCGACGCCCTGCACGTCGAGGATGACGTGGTCCTCGCCATAGGAATCGACGATGCCCTTGAGCTTCCCGATCATCGTCTCGCCCCGCCTTCCGCGCCAGCTCCGCTCTCGGACCCACCAGCCCTCATCCTGAGGAGCCGCGAAGCGGCGTCTCGAAGGATGCTCCAGTGCGCACTGAAACATCCTTCGAGACGCGGGCTGCGCCCGCTCCTCAGGATGAGGGCTGTGGGTGAAATGATCGACTGTGTCATCACCCCGCCCGCATCTGCGCGACCAGCGCGCGCATGCCGCGATGCTGGGCGTGGCAGATCGCCACCGCCAGCGCATCGGCCGCATCGGCCGAGCGCGTCTCCGCCTTGGGCAGCAGCACGCGGATCATCATCTGGACCTGTTTCTTGTCCGCATGGCCGACGCCGACCACCGTCTTCTTGACGAGATTGGCGGCATACTCCGCCACATCGAGGCCCGCCAGCGCCGGCACCACCAGCGCGACGCCACGCGCCTGGCCGAGCTTCAACGCCGATTGCGGATCGCGGTTGACGAACGTCTCCTCGACCGCGACCTCGTCGGGCGCATGGGCGTGCACGACGCGGCTGAGCCCGTCATGAAGCTGGCGCAGCCGCTCCGCCAGCGAAAGACCGGCCTCGCTCTCGACGCAGCCGCAGGCGACGAAGCCGATCTTGCTCCCCTCCGAGACGATGACGCCCCAGCCCGTCTTCCGGAGGCCGGGGTCGATGCCGAGAATGCGAATCGGTGGGTTCATGTCGCTGATAGCCTAGACCTTGGACACGCTTTGTTCCATGCGGCGTCCTAAGGATTCCTTCCTCGCGTCCCCGTCGATGAGCGGCGTGCATCGGTCGCATCACGCGGACGGGGGTTGTCGCGGGCGTCGCTTGGCTGTTGGTGCGAGGCATCACTCCTCGCAAAGCCCTGCGCTCTCCCCCGGACGGCATGACCGATCTCCTCGCCTTCCTGTTTCCCGCCGTCTCGCCGAGCGGGCTTGTCGTCCTCATCCTGGCGACGCTGCTCGGCGGGCTCGTGCGCGGCTTCACCGGCTTCGGCTTCGCCATGGTGTTCATGCCGCTGGCCTCGATGGTGATCGGCCCGGTCGCGGCGCTCGGGCTGATCTGGTGCATCGACGCGCCCTTTGCCCTGCCGATCGCGCTGCGCAACGCCCGGCAGGCGGAATGGCGCGAGGTGGCGCCGCTGCTGCTGACCGCGACGCTGGCTCTGCCCGCCGGCATCTGGCTCCTGATCTGGCTCGACCGCGAGACGATGCGCTGGATCCTCGCCGGGCTGATCTTCGCCGCGGTCGCGCTGATGGCCTCGGGCTGGCGCTATCACGGCCGGCCGGGCGTGCCGCTCTCGCTCGGCGTCGGCGTTCTCTCGGGGCTGTTCAACGGCATGGCCTCGATCGGCGGGATGCCGCTCGCCGTGTTCTGGCTCGGCGCCCAGCGCAACGATCGCCACAAGACCCGCGCCAATCTGCAGACCTTCTTTGGCTGCTCGACGCTGATCAGCGGCACGGTGCTGTGGTGGAAGGGCATCCTGACG
Proteins encoded in this region:
- a CDS encoding type II toxin-antitoxin system HicB family antitoxin, producing MSPLAYRVVIEPLSLADGGGYFATVPDLPGCMSDGETAEEALLNVQDAIVCWIEAANEMGRTVPQPTRTLTAAE
- the ybgC gene encoding tol-pal system-associated acyl-CoA thioesterase; amino-acid sequence: MTASHSLSVRVYYEDTDFSGVVYHASYLRFMERGRTELIRSLGVGQRELFDGETALGFAVRRMTIDFLKPAVMDDLLTVETVSVAARGATMDVEQRVLRGEEVLVTAQVKVACVGGGRARRIPDGLRRRLGIED
- the ruvA gene encoding Holliday junction branch migration protein RuvA, giving the protein MIGKLKGIVDSYGEDHVILDVQGVGYVVQCSSRTLQRLAKPGEAAVLSIETHVREDAIRLYGFLSDNERDWFRLMQVVQGVGAKVALAILSTFEPGALATAIATGDKAAVARAPGVGPKLAQRLCAELKDKAPAFGHVDPGVAQLAGALADRKLPQPVADAVSALSNLGYPQAQAVAAVAAAAREAGEGAGTAQLIKLGLRELAK
- the tolQ gene encoding protein TolQ, which gives rise to MNPADVAQAAPQIDMSFWTLFWHAHIVVKLVMLGLIGASIWCWSIIIDKTLLYRRTRKEMDAFEEVFWSGRSLEELYRELAAKPVSDMSAVFVAAMREWKRSFENGGRSVASLSQRIDKVLDVTIQRETERLESKLLVLSTIASAAPFIGLFGTVWGIMHSFTAIAVSKNSSLAVVAPGIAEALFATAIGLFAAIPALMAYNKLQAEVAKASSRLEAFADEFSAILSRQIDERLAA
- the ruvC gene encoding crossover junction endodeoxyribonuclease RuvC, which codes for MNPPIRILGIDPGLRKTGWGVIVSEGSKIGFVACGCVESEAGLSLAERLRQLHDGLSRVVHAHAPDEVAVEETFVNRDPQSALKLGQARGVALVVPALAGLDVAEYAANLVKKTVVGVGHADKKQVQMMIRVLLPKAETRSADAADALAVAICHAQHRGMRALVAQMRAG
- a CDS encoding DUF2852 domain-containing protein, encoding MPIVEKLDEYGKGAWIAFAVLGFVVFWPLGLATLAFLFWSGRMGCGMSGADRYEHRMNRLQSKMERLKERMGGRHGGFGGGWGGGPSSGNRAFDEYRAETLRRLEEEQKEFQDFLGRLRMARDKAEFDQFMAARRGENPEPQASAG
- the ruvB gene encoding Holliday junction branch migration DNA helicase RuvB; this translates as MSDTKRPGLLSAEKRDDDAESSLRPLSLSDFTGQAAARANLQVFIEAAKSRGDALDHVLFVGPPGLGKTTLAQIVARELGVNFRSTSGPVIAKAGDLAAQLTNLEERDVLFIDEIHRLNPAVEEILYPAMEDYQLDLIIGEGPAARSVKIDLPKFTLVGATTRAGLLTTPLRDRFGIPIRLQFYTVEELQGIVARGARVLGVPMSDDGANEIAKRSRGTPRIAGRLLRRVRDFAIVDGDAIVTRKVADKALQLLDVDAIGLDQMDRRYLTTVAINFSGGPVGIETIAASLSEPRDAIEEIIEPFLLQQGFIQRTPRGRILTPHAFRHLGMPEPSREAAQFGLFGDGEA
- a CDS encoding DUF3828 domain-containing protein translates to MPALAIAACGAALAAPAGPETPVREAYAITSRQLAGSGGKPVAAPWQKPHRDRLMSRALAGMFARDELYQDEAGEMGHLGADPFLSGQDGEIKNLKVSVTSPPAGGKAQVTASFRSFKQPVSVRFRMVEEGGAWKIDDIVNRVEGQDYAVRDLLSQPYECGSFMKKPCKR
- a CDS encoding ExbD/TolR family protein produces the protein MGMSAASGAKSGGRRGRRSRRHGAIAEINMTPFIDVMLVLLIIFMVAAPLIATGVPLDLPQTGAKPINVDQKPITIAIDGKGQIFLQDQPTLEPDLVTKLQGLAKQGFDERIYVRGDRMVDYGRVASVMSTITSAGFKRVALVTEPAR
- a CDS encoding TetR/AcrR family transcriptional regulator, which gives rise to MSWKRDKPEAPPRGYHHGNLKEELVRAALGLIREKGANGFTFAEAARLAGVSPAAPYRHFRDRDELLADVATRGFVLFEAALTRAWDQGRPDPQAAFHRLGLAYLAFAHDEPAYYAAMFEAGVPLDASPELRAAADRAFQGLRAASEALIALLPAGKRPPALMMALHVWSMSHGVAALFGRADGGRRPLPMSAAELLEAGMLIYLQGLGINSDKDPRP
- a CDS encoding sulfite exporter TauE/SafE family protein, which produces MTDLLAFLFPAVSPSGLVVLILATLLGGLVRGFTGFGFAMVFMPLASMVIGPVAALGLIWCIDAPFALPIALRNARQAEWREVAPLLLTATLALPAGIWLLIWLDRETMRWILAGLIFAAVALMASGWRYHGRPGVPLSLGVGVLSGLFNGMASIGGMPLAVFWLGAQRNDRHKTRANLQTFFGCSTLISGTVLWWKGILTLPALLMALPLFAAYGAGMWAGTHGFRLANEGTFRRIAYAVIFLSALVSLPLWDGFVGR